A region of Bdellovibrionales bacterium DNA encodes the following proteins:
- a CDS encoding efflux RND transporter permease subunit has product MKSSLDLFSMIGCIMLMGLATKNSVISVDYINQRLQDGLDLTDAIVKAGTTRLRPIVMTSLALITGMMPIAIGLNEASSQRRSLGIAVVGGVFISTLLTLIVIPAVFSYIELGRRWMINRVGSKIVNADVETK; this is encoded by the coding sequence TTATGAAATCAAGCTTAGATCTGTTTTCAATGATCGGCTGTATCATGTTAATGGGTTTAGCGACGAAAAACTCAGTTATTTCGGTTGATTACATCAATCAAAGGCTTCAGGACGGATTGGATTTGACTGATGCAATCGTGAAAGCGGGAACAACCCGACTAAGGCCAATTGTCATGACATCTCTCGCTCTTATCACGGGTATGATGCCAATCGCCATTGGGTTGAATGAGGCCTCCAGCCAGAGGAGATCTTTAGGGATTGCAGTTGTGGGAGGAGTATTTATTTCTACTCTTTTGACTCTAATCGTAATTCCTGCCGTCTTTAGTTATATTGAGCTTGGTCGTCGGTGGATGATTAATAGGGTCGGTTCGAAAATTGTTAACGCAGATGTTGA